From Danio aesculapii chromosome 18, fDanAes4.1, whole genome shotgun sequence, a single genomic window includes:
- the LOC130245626 gene encoding extracellular calcium-sensing receptor-like produces MVYIIWTLLLFIPLKAKAENSLCQMMGQHNNPLISKEGEVTIGALFPIHSIETLPSFEFTVKPQLLSCSSVNLRDFRMAQTMTFAIDEINKNQSLLPNVSIGYRIYDTCGSRLSSMSATMALMNGKEFSAEGKCKGQPAIHAIIGETESSATVILSRTTGPFKIPVISHSATCECLSNRKNHPSFFRTIASDYHQSRALAYIVKHFGWSWVGAVNSDNDYGNNGMAIFLNTAQEEGICVEYSEKFYRTDPEKLRKVVDTIKNSTAKVIVAFLTSLEMENLLQELTNANITGLQIIGVEAWITANSLLTPNSFRVLGGSLGFAVPKVNIQGFSNYVIKEFWETAFPCPETEINSSQYSSLSCNSYHDLFLLKKYNEDVPEQRYASNVYKAVYAVAHALHSLLKCKVNKGCRKDLKIQPQQVVDTLRIINFTINMGDHVWFDSTGATIAQYEVINWQQDSDGSIQFKTVGYFDASLPDDQRFVLSTESIIWTGGQLEKPKSVCSENCPAGTRKAVQKGRPVCCYDCIPCADGEISNDTDSVNCKQCPGEYWSNAEKNKCVLKTVEFLSFTEVMGVVLVFFSLFGVGLTVLVAILFYSKKETPIVKANNSELSFLLLFSLTLCFLCSLTFIGQPTEWSCMLRHTTFGITFVLCISCVLGKTVVVLMAFRATHPGNYIMKWFGPVQQRLSVIALTLIQVLICVLWLTISPPFPYKNMKYFKGKTILECNLGSTIGFSAVLGYIGLLAVLCFFLAFLARTLPDKFNEAKFITFSMLIFCAVWITFIPSYVSSPGKLTVAVEIFAILASSFGLLFCIFAPKCYVILLKPEQNTKPHMMGKISPKSF; encoded by the exons ATGGTTTACATTATCTGGACACTCCTGCTTTTTATTCCTTTAAAAGCAAAAGCAGAAAATTCTCTTTGCCAAATGATGGGACAGCATAATAATCCACTGATATCCAAAGAAGGAGAAGTAACTATTGGAGCACTTTTCCCAATCCATAGCATAGAAACATTACCTTCATTTGAGTTTACAGTAAAACCTCAGCTGTTATCATGCTCCAG tgtaaaTCTAAGGGATTTCAGAATGGCTCAAACAATGACCTTTGCCATTGACGAGATTAATAAAAATCAAAGTTTGCTTCCAAATGTTTCTATTGGTTATCGAATTTATGATACATGTGGTTCAAGACTTTCTTCTATGAGTGCAACTATGGCATTAATGAATGGTAAAGAATTTTCTGCTGAGGGTAAGTGTAAGGGACAGCCTGCCATACATGCCATCATAGGAGAAACGGAGTCTTCTGCTACAGTGATTCTGTCCAGAACTACAGGACCTTTTAAAATACCAGTG ATAAGTCACTCAGCCACATGTGAATGTCTTAGCAACAGGAAAAACCATCCCTCTTTCTTTCGAACTATTGCTAGTGATTACCATCAGAGCAGAGCACTTGCATACATAGTCAAGCACTTTGGCTGGTCATGGGTGGGAGCTGTGAACAGTGACAATGACTATGGCAATAACGGAATGGCAATATTTCTGAATACAGCTCAGGAGGAGGGGATTTGTGTGGAGTACTCAGAAAAATTCTATCGAACAGATCCTGAGAAACTTAGAAAAGTAGTTGACACAattaaaaacagcactgcaaaaGTGATTGTTGCATTTCTTACCAGTTTGGAAATGGAAAATTTGCTTCAGGAACTAACTAATGCTAACATTACAGGCCTTCAAATTATTGGCGTGGAAGCGTGGATAACTGCAAACAGTTTGCTCACTCCAAACAGCTTTCGTGTTCTGGGAGGATCACTGGGGTTTGCAGTACCAAAGGTCAATATTCAAGGTTTTTCAAACTATGTCATAAAAGAATTCTGGGAAACAGCTTTTCCATGCCCAGAGACTGAGATAAATTCATCTCAATATTCATCATTAAGTTGCAATTCTTATCATGATCTATTTTTGCTGAAAAAGTACAATGAAGATGTGCCTGAACAAAGATATGCAAGCAATGTCTACAAAGCAGTTTATGCTGTGGCTCATGCATTACACAGTCTACTcaaatgtaaagtaaataaagGTTGTAGGAAAGACCTAAAAATACAACCTCAGCAg GTTGTTGACACGCTAAGAATAATAAATTTCACCATAAATATGGGAGATCATGTGTGGTTTGACAGCACTGGTGCCACAATAGCCCAATATGAAGTCATAAACTGGCAGCAAGACTCTGATGGATCAATCCAATTTAAAACAGTGGGATATTTTGATGCCTCACTGCCTGATGACCAGCGCTTTGTTCTTAGCACTGAAAGTATAATCTGGACTGGAGGACAACTTGAG AAGCCAAAGTCTGTGTGTAGTGAGAACTGTCCTGCCGGTACCAGGAAGGCTGTACAGAAAGGGCGGCCTGTCTGCTGTTATGACTGTATTCCATGTGCAGATGGAGAAATCAGTAATGACACAG ATTCAGTTAACTGCAAACAGTGTCCAGGGGAATACTGGTCTAATGCTgagaaaaataaatgtgtgttaaAGACTGTAGAGTTTCTGTCATTCACAGAAGTTATGGGTGTAGTTCTAGTCTTTTTCTCACTCTTTGGAGTAGGATTAACTGTGCTGGTTGCCATTCTATTTTACAGCAAGAAGGAGACTCCCATTGTAAAAGCCAACAACTCAGAGTTGAGCTTCTTGCTACTCTTCTCATTGACTTTGTGTTTCCTCTGTTCACTTACTTTCATTGGTCAACCGACTGAGTGGTCCTGTATGTTGCGTCATACAACGTTTGGGATCACATTTGTCCTATGCATCTCATGTGTTTTAGGAAAAACAGTAGTGGTGTTAATGGCCTTTAGAGCTACACATCCAGGAAATTATATTATGAAATGGTTTGGTCCTGTACAACAAAGACTCAGTGTTATTGCACTTACACTTATACAGGTTCTAATTTGTGTACTTTGGCTAACAATATCTCCTCCATTCCCctacaaaaatatgaaatatttcaaGGGAAAAACCATTCTTGAGTGCAATTTGGGTTCTACTATAGGTTTTTCTGCGGTCCTAGGTTACATTGGTTTGTTGGCTGTCCTGTGCTTTTTCTTGGCTTTTCTGGCTCGCACACTACCTGATAAATTCAATGAAGCGAAATTCATCACATTCAGTATGCTCATATTCTGCGCTGTATGGATCACATTTATTCCATCCTATGTCAGTTCTCCTGGAAAATTGACAGTAGCTGTGGAGATATTTGCCATTTTAGCTTCAAGTTTTggtttattattttgcatttttgCTCCAAAATGTTATGTCATCCTTCTTAAaccagaacaaaacacaaaaccacaTATGATGGGAAAAATTTCACCAAAATCCTTTTga